In the genome of Anomalospiza imberbis isolate Cuckoo-Finch-1a 21T00152 chromosome 11, ASM3175350v1, whole genome shotgun sequence, one region contains:
- the GNAT1 gene encoding guanine nucleotide-binding protein G(t) subunit alpha-1 produces the protein MGAGASAEEKHSRELEKKLKEDAEKDARTVKLLLLGAGESGKSTIVKQMKIIHQDGYSLEECLEFIAIIYSNTLQSMLAIVRAMTTLNIQYGDTARQDDARKLLHLSDTIEEGTMPKEMSEIIGRLWKDPGIQACFDRASEYQLNDSAGYYLSDLERLVTPGYVPTEQDVLRSRVKTTGIIETQFSFKDLNFRMFDVGGQRSERKKWIHCFEGVTCIIFIAALSAYDMVLVEDDEVNRMHESLHLFNSICNHRYFATTSIVLFLNKKDVFLEKIKKAHLSICFPDYDGPNTYDDAGNYIKLQFLELNMRRDVKEIYSHMTCATDTENVKFVFDAVTDIIIKENLKDCGLF, from the exons ATGGGAGCCGGGGCCAGTGCCGAGGAGAAGCATTCCCgagagctggagaagaagcTCAAGGAAGACGCTGAGAAGGACGCCAGGACCgtcaagctgctgctgctgg GAGCAGGGGAGTCGGGGAAGAGCACCATTGTCAAGCAGATGAA GATCATCCACCAGGACGGTTACTCGCTGGAGGAATGCCTGGAGTTCATTGCTATCATTTACAGCAACACACTCCAGTCCATGCTGGCCATCGTGCGGGCCATGACCACCCTCAACATCCAGTATGGGGACACAGCTCGCCAG GATGATGCCCGCAAGCTGCTGCACCTCTCGGACACCATCGAGGAGGGGACCATGCCTAAGGAGATGTCAGAAATCATCGGGCGGCTCTGGAAGGACCCGGGCATCCAAGCCTGCTTTGACCGCGCCTCCGAGTACCAGCTCAATGACTCTGCGGGCTA CTACCTGTCAGACCTGGAGCGCCTGGTGACCCCCGGCTACGTCCCCACAGAGCAGGATGTGCTGCGTTCCCGCGTCAAGACAACTGGCATCATCGAGACCCAGTTCTCCTTCAAAGACCTCAACTTCAG GATGTTCGACGTGGGCGGGCAGCGCTCAGAGAGGAAGAAGTGGATCCACTGCTTTGAGGGTGTGACCTGCATCATCTTCATCGCGGCTCTCAGTGCCTACGACATGGTCCTGGTGGAGGATGATGAAGTG AACCGCATGCATGAGAGCCTGCACCTCTTCAACAGCATCTGCAACCACCGCTACTTTGCCACCACCTCCATCGTCCTCTTCCTCAACAAGAAGGACGTTTTCCTGGAGAAGATCAAGAAGGCCCATCTCAGCATCTGCTTCCCTGACTACGACG GTCCCAACACCTACGACGATGCGGGCAACTACATCAAGCTGCAGTTCCTGGAGCTGAATATGCGGCGGGACGTAAAGGAGATCTACTCCCACATGACCTGCGCCACCGATACCGAGAATGTCAAGTTCGTCTTTGACGCTGTCACTGACATCATCATCAAGGAGAACCTCAAGGACTGCGGGCTGTTCTGA